ACGCGCGGGGCGTTACCTTTTCCACCATGGACTGGGTCGTATCGATTACGGCCGTCGTGCTGATTCTCGAATTCGCCCGCCGCACCACCGGCTGGTTTATACCGGTCTTGTGCATTGTCTCGCTCACCTACGTGGCTTGGTGGGGCAAGTATGTCGAAGGTTTGTTCAATTTCCCCGGACTGAGTTGGGAGACGGTGTTGTTTCGCTCCTATATGGGCGGGCAGGGGATGCTGGGTTCAATCGCCCGGATATCATGGACCTACGTCTTTATGTTCATCCTGTTCGGCGCGTTTCTGGTCAAGTCGGGCGCCGGGGATTTCATTATCGACCTGGCCCGCTGCGCCGCCGGGCGATTTGTCGGCGGGCCAGGGTTTGTCGCGGTGTTTTCTTCTGGGTTGATGGGGTCGGTCTCCGGTTCGAGTGTGGCCAATACGGTGTCCACCGGTGTGATCACGATTCCGTTGATGCGAAAGGCCGGGTTCCCCGCCCGCTTTGCGGCGGGTGTCGAGGCTGCGGCCTCGACCGGTGGCCAACTCATGCCGCCGGTGATGGGCGCGGGGGCGTTTATCATGGCGTCCTACACCCAAGTGTCTTACCTGACGATCATCGGCGTGGCGGCCTTGCCGGCGCTGCTATATTTCCTGTCCGTGGCCATGTTCGTACGCATCGAAGCCAAGCGCAGCCACGCAGTGAAGCTAGAGGATGAGTACACGCCAACCCTAAAGGAAGTACTCAAGGACGGGTGGCATTACCTCTTGCCTCTTGTCGTTCTGATAGCGGCGTTGGTCTACGGCTTCACCCCCACCTATGCGGCGGGTATCGCGATCCTGTCGGTGGTGGCTGCGTCCTGGCTGTCGTCCAAGCCTATGAAGCCGAAGGATATCCTCGACGCCATGGCGCTGGGTACGCGCAACATTATCACCACCGCCATCCTGCTGATTACGGTCGGGCTCATCGTGATGGTGGTTTCGACCACAGGCATCGGCAATACCTTCTCGCTAATGATTGCTGACTGGGCGGGCGGCAGCCTATTAGTGACGATTATCCTGGTAGCACTGGCCTCGCTGATCCTCGGCATGGGGCTGCCGGTCACTGCGGCCTATATCGTGTTGGCGACTCTGTCAGCACCCGCCATCTACAACCTCATTGCCCAGAGCCAGCTGCTGGACCTGATGAACAGCGGCAACCTGCCGGAACAGGCCAAAGCCGTATTCATGCTAGCGGCGCCGGACCAGGTTCAGTTACTGAACGCGCCCATGGATAAGGCGACGGCGTTGCAAATGCTGGCTGCGGTGCCTGACACGTTCAGTTCGCAGTTGCTGGAGCAGGCGCTGTCGCCCCATGCGATTACTATGGCGCTGGTGTCGGCGCACATGATCATCTTCTGGCTCTCGCAGGATTCCAACGTTACACCGCCAGTGTGCCTAACCGCATTTGCCGCCGCAGCCATCGCCGGCACACCGCAGATGCGTACTGGCTTTACGGCCTGGAAGCTGGCGAAGGGTCTATACATCGTGCCTTTGCTCTTTGCTTACTCGCCGCTGATTTCCGGCGATTTCGAAGAGATGCTTCGCGTCTTCATTTTCGGTCTTTTCGGTATCTATGCCATTATTGCCGGCCTCGAGGGCTTTCTGGAACATCGTCTCGGCTGGTCGTTACGGTTACTGATGTTTCCGGTGGGTGCGCTGATGCTCTGGCCGCACGGCATGCTCTGGATTGACGGCGCCGGGCTTGTGGTTTTCCTGGTTCTACTGGTCTGGAGTAGCCGCAAGGGGAGGGTAGCGCCCGCCACCGTATAGCCCGGACAGCCCCAAAGGGATAGCCTGAGAAGGAGGAATACCGGCGAATGACTGTAGTAGAGATCGGAGCGCTGGTGCTCCTCGGCGGTGTGGCGGGGTTTATCAATGTGTTGTCCGCGGGTGGCTCGATGCTGACCCTACCGCTGCTGATGTTCCTCGGGTTGCCACCGCAGGTGGCAAACGGTACCAACCGGGTGGCCATTACCCTGCAAAGCGTCACGGCGGTCGGCAGTTTCTTCCGCGGTGGTCATGGCAACCTGGGCGTCAGCCTCCGGCTGGCGATTCCAGCGATACTGGGCTCGTTGCTGGGGGCCTGGATTGCCACCTGGATTTCCCGGGAGGTCTTCGAATTCGTGCTCGTGGCAGCCATGATCGGCGCCTCGGCCTTTATGCTCCTGCCCCAACCTCAACTGGATACCCGACCATTGACGCCGGATCGGCTTGGGCCGGTTATCTATCTGGCGATGTTCCTGATCGGCCTGTACGGAGGCTTTATCCAGGTAGGCGTGGGCGCGCTGTTTATTGTCGTACTCTACCGTATGCTCAGGATCGACCTGCGCCAGGTCAACGTCTTCAAGGTCGCAATCATCCTGCTGTATACCCTGCCGGCGCTGGCGATATTCGCAATCAATGATCAGGTGTGGTGGGGCACTGGCCTGTTGCTGGCCACCGGCAATATCACTGGCGCCATGCTGGCGGTTAAAGTCAATATGGGTCCGAAAGGCGCCCAATGGATCAAGTGGCTGACGCTGGTCATGGTCGCCGCCATTCTGGTCAGACTGATTTTCTATTGATGTCTGGTTTCCGCTCGTATGTTGTTGGTGTAAGGATCGGGTAGCGCTGCTGCCTGGCTGATGACGCTGGATAGCGCAAGAGCGGCGCTATGCTGAACGAAGGTGCTTGTGCTGCAAGCGAATAGCAAGGGAGACGACACCGTGAAAGCGATGGTTATCGAACAGTTCGGCGAACCTGATGTTTTTGTTGAGCGGGAGGTGGAAACACCGGAGCCCCAGTCGGGCCAGGTCCGTATCCGGGTCGTCGCCTCCAGCGCCAATCCGATCGAGACCAAGATCCGTTCCGGTTTCGTTCGCTCCGGCCCGGAGATGCCCGCGATCCTGAACGGCGACGTGGCGGGCATCGTGGACAAGGTCGGCCCTGGTGTTACGCGTTTCGCCGAGGGCGATGAGGTCTTCGGCTGTGCGGGCGGTGTCCGAGGCTGGCAGGGAGCACTGGCGGATTTCATGATCGCCGATGAACGAGTGCTGGCCAAACGGACGGCGAAGATCAAGTTGCCGTTGGAGCAATGCGCTGCCTTGCCGCTGGTCTTCCTCACGGCCTGGACCGCGCTGGCGGATCGCGGCGGCCTCAAGGCCGGTGAGTTTGCGTTGATTCACGCGGGTACGGGGGGCGTTGGCCATGCGGCGATCCAGATTGCCCGGCATCTGGGCGCTCGGGTTGCGACAACGGTTTCCTCGGAAGAGAAAGCCGAACTGGCCCAATCGCTTGGCGCGGAGGATATTATTTTCTACCGAGACGAGGCGGTGGACCATTACGTCACACGTCTGACGGGTGGCAGCGGCTTCGACCTGGTATTCGACACCGTGGGCGGAGAAAACCTTGACCGCTCGATTGAAGCAACAGGCGTTTCACGTCGGCTCTGTTCGATCAATACCCGGTCGACACATGACCTGTCTCAACTGCACGCAAAGAACCTCTCGCTTCACGTGATCTTCCGGTCGGTGCCGCTACTGCACGGTATTGGTATGGACGATCAGCCACGCCTGCTGGACAACCTCACGCAGATGCTTGAGGAGGATGCCGTCAGGCCGCTGATCGACTCGCAGACCTTTGCATTCACCGACGTTGCCGAGGCTCATCGGAGACTGGAAAAGGGTCAGGCACTCGGCAAGATCCTGCTGGTGAGATGACCGAACGTTAATCCCTCGTTGATGAATAAACCGTCAAGCTGGTTCGCATCCTGCTGATTTGCCTGTTAGTCTTTGGTTCGAGGACCTTGGGAACATGAACTGAGGTCCGGACCCACATGGACTGGCGGGTTACCTTCGGTGGAAATTATGGATCAGCCTGTAACTGCGGTGATCGCTGAATACTGGGCCATCGGACTCTTCATTTTTGCGGTTCTGGCTCTGTGTGCCTTTATGATCGGCGCGTCCATGCTATTGGGCGGCCGCAGTCGCGGGCGCAGCAAAGACATTCCCTTCGAATCCGGCGTTATCGGCACGGGCAGTGCCAGGCAGCGCTTTTCCGTCAAGTTCTATCTGGTTGCGATGCTGTTCGTGATCTTCGATATCGAAGCCGTCTTCCTTTTTGCCTGGGCGGTGTCCGTGCGTGAAGTCGGCTGGGTTGGTTTCTGGGGCGCCGCAATTTTTATTTTCGTCCTGTTGGCCGGTCTGCTTTACGACAGCCGGGTTGGCGCTCTGGATTGGGCGCCAAAAGGCCGCAAACCGTCAACGAGCAGGTCGCGATGAACATTTGTTGCTGAACACCGGTCCGCTAGGCCGTTACGATCAACCATAAAGATAAAAGCAGTAGGGAGTCTGGAAGTTACCGATTGAGGGAGGAAGCACATGTCATACACCCTGACACGGGCTGATGACGCTGTGGCCGCGGAAACCGACCATTATCCGCTCGGCCAACGCCGCAAAGTAGAGGACCCCATCAAGCGTCAGCTTGAACGCAATGTCTTCACCGGCAAGCTTGAGGAGGTGCTCAACTCGGCGGTGAACTGGGGCCGGAAGAACTCCCTCTGGCCCTACAATTTCGGACTCTCCTGCTGTTACGTGGAAATGACCACGGCCTTCACGGCGCCCCACGATATCGCCCGGTTCGGCTCCGAGGTCATCCGTGCCTCCCCGCGTCAGGCGGATTTCATGGTGATTGCGGGTACCTGTTTCATCAAGATGGCACCGGTGATCCAGCAGCTCTACGACCAGATGCTCGAACCCAAGTGGGTTATTTCCATGGGTTCCTGCGCAAATTCCGGCGGCATGTACGATATTTATTCAGTAGTGCAGGGCGTGGATAAGTTCCTGCCTGTCGATGTTTATGTGCCCGGTTGCCCGCCGCGGCCTGAGGCGTTCCTGCAAGGCTTGCAACTGCTGCGGGACTCCATCGGCGAAGAGCGGCGGCCCCTGTCCTGGGTTGTGGGGGATCAGGGGGTCTACAGGGCGGATATGCCGTCACAACGTTTGAAGCACAGGGATCGCCGCATACAGGCGACGGAGTTACGTAGTCCCGACAGCCTATAGCTTTCGACCTTTGAAGGACGTCGATAGCGACCTCGACACTGGCAGTTCCTGGTCATCCATCCTCGGTAGAGGCCGACTATGAGCGTTGCTACTCCCGCGAGAGGGCAAGCGGACAATGAAGCCGTGAGCGATCCGGTG
The window above is part of the Marinobacter nanhaiticus D15-8W genome. Proteins encoded here:
- a CDS encoding TRAP transporter permease, giving the protein MSKTEQTSAGTNNDNPDNSAALEKIRDESSTEAPERLEHPVIGRSIFLLAIVIAVSHLYFNTFSTLSELWTSALHFGLFGLLCALAMPMVRSTTPSTQRWVFGVDLFLGLAALGCALYLIGFEDALYARGVTFSTMDWVVSITAVVLILEFARRTTGWFIPVLCIVSLTYVAWWGKYVEGLFNFPGLSWETVLFRSYMGGQGMLGSIARISWTYVFMFILFGAFLVKSGAGDFIIDLARCAAGRFVGGPGFVAVFSSGLMGSVSGSSVANTVSTGVITIPLMRKAGFPARFAAGVEAAASTGGQLMPPVMGAGAFIMASYTQVSYLTIIGVAALPALLYFLSVAMFVRIEAKRSHAVKLEDEYTPTLKEVLKDGWHYLLPLVVLIAALVYGFTPTYAAGIAILSVVAASWLSSKPMKPKDILDAMALGTRNIITTAILLITVGLIVMVVSTTGIGNTFSLMIADWAGGSLLVTIILVALASLILGMGLPVTAAYIVLATLSAPAIYNLIAQSQLLDLMNSGNLPEQAKAVFMLAAPDQVQLLNAPMDKATALQMLAAVPDTFSSQLLEQALSPHAITMALVSAHMIIFWLSQDSNVTPPVCLTAFAAAAIAGTPQMRTGFTAWKLAKGLYIVPLLFAYSPLISGDFEEMLRVFIFGLFGIYAIIAGLEGFLEHRLGWSLRLLMFPVGALMLWPHGMLWIDGAGLVVFLVLLVWSSRKGRVAPATV
- a CDS encoding zinc-dependent alcohol dehydrogenase family protein gives rise to the protein MVIEQFGEPDVFVEREVETPEPQSGQVRIRVVASSANPIETKIRSGFVRSGPEMPAILNGDVAGIVDKVGPGVTRFAEGDEVFGCAGGVRGWQGALADFMIADERVLAKRTAKIKLPLEQCAALPLVFLTAWTALADRGGLKAGEFALIHAGTGGVGHAAIQIARHLGARVATTVSSEEKAELAQSLGAEDIIFYRDEAVDHYVTRLTGGSGFDLVFDTVGGENLDRSIEATGVSRRLCSINTRSTHDLSQLHAKNLSLHVIFRSVPLLHGIGMDDQPRLLDNLTQMLEEDAVRPLIDSQTFAFTDVAEAHRRLEKGQALGKILLVR
- a CDS encoding NADH-quinone oxidoreductase subunit A, which codes for MDQPVTAVIAEYWAIGLFIFAVLALCAFMIGASMLLGGRSRGRSKDIPFESGVIGTGSARQRFSVKFYLVAMLFVIFDIEAVFLFAWAVSVREVGWVGFWGAAIFIFVLLAGLLYDSRVGALDWAPKGRKPSTSRSR
- a CDS encoding NuoB/complex I 20 kDa subunit family protein; protein product: MSYTLTRADDAVAAETDHYPLGQRRKVEDPIKRQLERNVFTGKLEEVLNSAVNWGRKNSLWPYNFGLSCCYVEMTTAFTAPHDIARFGSEVIRASPRQADFMVIAGTCFIKMAPVIQQLYDQMLEPKWVISMGSCANSGGMYDIYSVVQGVDKFLPVDVYVPGCPPRPEAFLQGLQLLRDSIGEERRPLSWVVGDQGVYRADMPSQRLKHRDRRIQATELRSPDSL
- a CDS encoding sulfite exporter TauE/SafE family protein, whose product is MTVVEIGALVLLGGVAGFINVLSAGGSMLTLPLLMFLGLPPQVANGTNRVAITLQSVTAVGSFFRGGHGNLGVSLRLAIPAILGSLLGAWIATWISREVFEFVLVAAMIGASAFMLLPQPQLDTRPLTPDRLGPVIYLAMFLIGLYGGFIQVGVGALFIVVLYRMLRIDLRQVNVFKVAIILLYTLPALAIFAINDQVWWGTGLLLATGNITGAMLAVKVNMGPKGAQWIKWLTLVMVAAILVRLIFY